In Haemophilus parainfluenzae, one genomic interval encodes:
- the psiE gene encoding phosphate-starvation-inducible protein PsiE, with protein sequence MEESQELEKLPRVVTSVLKVVLSFSLIALALVLIIALAKITYSLAIMVFNTSSVVPYDVAEQAVMFFLYFGFIGLIVQYFKSGYHFPLRYFIYAGITAMLRLIIVNHESSVDTILFAGAILIMVIALCLVLYSNKIKI encoded by the coding sequence ATGGAAGAATCTCAAGAACTAGAAAAGCTGCCTCGAGTAGTGACTAGTGTGTTAAAAGTGGTATTAAGTTTTTCACTTATTGCTTTGGCTTTAGTGTTGATCATTGCTTTAGCTAAAATTACCTATAGCTTAGCAATTATGGTGTTCAATACATCAAGCGTAGTGCCTTATGATGTTGCTGAACAAGCCGTGATGTTTTTCTTATATTTCGGTTTTATTGGCCTAATCGTGCAATATTTTAAAAGCGGCTATCACTTTCCTCTGCGTTATTTTATTTACGCGGGGATTACCGCTATGTTGCGTCTGATTATTGTGAATCATGAGAGTTCAGTTGATACTATCTTATTCGCAGGCGCGATTTTAATTATGGTTATTGCACTTTGTTTAGTGTTGTATTCCAATAAAATTAAAATTTAA
- a CDS encoding 23S rRNA (adenine(2030)-N(6))-methyltransferase RlmJ codes for MLSYRHSFHAGNHADVLKHIVLMLILENLSLKEKGFYYLDTHSGVGRYRLNSNESEKTGEYKEGIGRLWERTDLPEEVARYVDLIKKLNYGGKELRYYAGSPMIAAQLLRSQDRALLTELHPSDFPLLRNNFKEFKNITTKSENGFQQLKATLPPKERRGLVLIDPPYELKEDYDLVVKAIEEGYKRFATGTYAIWYPVVLRQQTKRIFKGLEATGIRKILKIELAVRPDSDQRGMTASGMVVINPPWQLEQQMKSILPYLTQTLIPEGTGSWTVEWIVPE; via the coding sequence ATGTTAAGTTATCGTCACAGTTTCCATGCCGGCAACCATGCCGATGTGCTAAAACACATCGTGTTGATGCTGATTTTGGAAAATCTCTCGCTGAAAGAAAAAGGTTTCTACTATCTCGACACCCATTCAGGTGTCGGTCGTTATCGCTTAAATTCTAACGAATCAGAAAAAACCGGCGAATATAAAGAGGGAATTGGGAGACTTTGGGAAAGAACAGATTTACCCGAAGAAGTTGCTCGCTACGTGGATCTCATTAAAAAGCTCAATTATGGCGGTAAAGAATTACGCTATTATGCTGGATCTCCAATGATTGCCGCGCAATTATTGCGTTCTCAAGATCGTGCATTACTGACAGAATTACACCCGAGCGATTTTCCATTGTTACGGAATAATTTTAAAGAATTCAAGAATATCACCACAAAATCAGAAAATGGTTTCCAACAACTCAAAGCGACACTTCCACCCAAAGAACGCCGTGGTTTAGTGCTTATTGATCCGCCTTATGAATTAAAAGAAGATTATGATCTCGTCGTGAAAGCGATCGAAGAGGGTTATAAACGCTTTGCAACAGGCACTTATGCGATTTGGTATCCCGTGGTACTACGCCAACAAACAAAACGCATTTTTAAAGGATTAGAAGCAACAGGAATTCGTAAAATTTTGAAAATTGAATTGGCTGTTCGCCCTGATAGCGATCAACGTGGTATGACCGCGAGTGGTATGGTCGTGATTAATCCACCTTGGCAATTAGAACAACAAATGAAGTCCATTTTGCCTTATTTGACCCAAACGCTCATCCCTGAAGGTACGGGAAGTTGGACAGTGGAATGGATTGTACCGGAATAA
- a CDS encoding penicillin-binding protein 1A, producing MRIAKLILSTLFTICILGLVAGGVFYFHLKSSLPSVESLKTVELQQPMQIYTADGKLIGEVGEQRRIPVKLENVPQRLQDAFLATEDSRFYDHHGLDPIGIARAIYVAVSNGGASQGASTITQQLARNFFLTPEKKLIRKVREAVLAVEIENTLSKQEILELYLNKIFLGYRSYGVAAAAQTYFGKNLDELTLSEMAVIAGLPKAPSTMNPLYSPKRAEERRNVVLGRMLDENKITKAEYDAAIKEPIVASYHGAKFEFRADYVTEMVRQEMVKRFGEEDAYTKGYKVFTTVLSKDQAEAQKAVRNNLIDYDMRHGWRGGAPLWKKGEAVWDNERIVAFLKKLPDSEPFIPAAVTALGKNGAELLLANNETMTLSSNAMRWAGKSPVKVGEQIWIRKRDNGEWVLGQIPAANSALVSLNSDNGAIEAMVGGFSYEQSKFNRATQSLVQVGSSIKPFIYAAALEKGLTLSSVLQDSPISIQKPGQPLWQPKNSPDRYDGPMRLRVGLGQSKNMIAIRALQTAGVDFTAEFLQRFGFKRDQYFASEALALGAASFTPLEMARAYAVFDNGGFLIDPYLIEKIQDNTGKDLFIANPKIACITCNDIPVIYGETKDKIDGFKDVAEVANPDNLKSAQGNNNTDTEEGDQQPENVPDLPELQTSALNDGSVDLMADAKDGVAKQEYAPRVISGELAFLIRSALNTAIYGEQGLGWKGTSWRIAQSIKRSDIGGKTGTTNSAKVAWYAGFGANLVTTTYVGFDDNKRVLGKGEVGAKTAMPAWVAYMKAALSDIPERQLELPPNIMEKTIDSNSGLLSEGGGRKEYFIVGTEPKRTYVAEMQERGYYVPPELQQRLNGGTGKTKDAIPATQPEELF from the coding sequence ATGCGGATCGCAAAATTAATATTAAGTACCCTATTTACGATATGTATACTGGGGTTAGTTGCCGGTGGAGTGTTTTATTTTCACTTAAAATCCTCCTTACCGTCGGTAGAAAGCTTAAAAACCGTTGAATTGCAACAACCAATGCAAATCTATACGGCGGATGGAAAATTAATCGGTGAAGTCGGTGAACAACGCCGTATTCCGGTGAAGCTAGAAAATGTGCCTCAACGTTTGCAAGATGCCTTCTTAGCAACGGAAGATAGTCGCTTTTATGACCATCATGGTTTAGACCCAATTGGTATTGCCCGTGCAATTTATGTTGCAGTCAGCAATGGTGGAGCCTCTCAAGGTGCAAGTACTATTACACAACAGCTTGCGCGTAACTTCTTCTTAACCCCAGAAAAAAAACTTATTCGTAAAGTACGTGAAGCGGTATTAGCGGTTGAAATTGAAAATACCTTGAGCAAACAGGAAATTTTAGAGCTTTATTTGAATAAAATTTTCTTAGGCTATCGTTCTTATGGTGTCGCAGCCGCTGCACAAACCTACTTTGGTAAAAACTTAGATGAATTAACGCTCTCTGAAATGGCTGTGATTGCAGGCTTACCAAAAGCACCTTCAACAATGAACCCATTATATTCACCAAAACGTGCTGAAGAACGCCGTAATGTGGTATTGGGCCGCATGTTGGATGAAAACAAAATCACCAAAGCAGAATATGATGCAGCCATCAAAGAGCCAATCGTAGCAAGTTATCACGGTGCAAAATTTGAATTCCGTGCAGACTATGTGACTGAAATGGTTCGTCAAGAAATGGTGAAACGTTTTGGTGAGGAAGATGCTTACACCAAAGGTTATAAAGTCTTCACAACTGTACTGTCAAAAGATCAAGCGGAAGCACAAAAAGCCGTACGTAATAACCTGATCGATTATGATATGCGTCATGGCTGGCGTGGTGGCGCGCCACTATGGAAAAAAGGTGAAGCTGTATGGGATAACGAGCGCATTGTCGCTTTCTTGAAAAAATTACCTGATTCAGAACCTTTTATTCCTGCAGCGGTAACCGCATTGGGTAAAAATGGTGCGGAATTACTTTTAGCTAACAATGAAACGATGACGCTGTCTTCAAACGCAATGCGTTGGGCAGGTAAATCACCCGTTAAAGTGGGTGAACAGATTTGGATTCGTAAACGTGATAACGGTGAGTGGGTGTTAGGCCAAATTCCAGCAGCTAACTCTGCATTAGTTTCATTAAACTCAGATAATGGTGCAATTGAGGCCATGGTGGGTGGTTTTAGTTACGAACAAAGTAAATTTAACCGTGCAACCCAATCTTTAGTGCAAGTAGGTTCTTCGATTAAACCATTTATTTATGCTGCGGCATTAGAAAAAGGTTTAACCCTTTCAAGCGTATTGCAAGATAGTCCTATCTCCATTCAAAAACCAGGACAACCCTTGTGGCAACCGAAAAACTCACCTGATCGTTATGACGGTCCAATGCGTTTACGTGTGGGTTTAGGCCAATCTAAAAACATGATTGCGATCAGAGCGTTACAAACTGCGGGTGTTGATTTCACCGCTGAATTCTTACAACGATTTGGATTCAAGCGTGACCAATATTTTGCGAGTGAAGCGCTTGCATTAGGTGCGGCTTCTTTCACACCGCTTGAAATGGCGCGTGCTTATGCGGTCTTTGATAACGGTGGTTTCTTGATTGATCCTTACCTCATCGAAAAAATTCAAGATAACACGGGTAAAGATTTATTTATTGCTAACCCGAAAATTGCTTGTATCACTTGTAATGACATTCCTGTGATTTATGGTGAAACCAAAGATAAAATTGATGGTTTTAAAGATGTTGCAGAAGTGGCTAATCCAGATAACCTAAAATCAGCGCAAGGTAATAACAACACGGATACGGAAGAAGGCGATCAACAACCTGAGAACGTACCTGACTTACCAGAGCTTCAAACATCAGCATTAAACGATGGTTCTGTTGATTTAATGGCTGATGCGAAAGACGGCGTGGCGAAACAAGAATATGCGCCTCGTGTGATTAGCGGCGAATTAGCCTTCTTAATTCGTAGCGCATTAAATACGGCGATTTATGGTGAACAAGGTCTCGGTTGGAAAGGTACCAGCTGGCGTATCGCGCAAAGTATTAAGCGTAGTGATATAGGTGGTAAAACCGGTACAACCAATAGTGCGAAAGTGGCTTGGTATGCAGGTTTTGGTGCAAACTTAGTCACCACAACCTATGTCGGTTTCGATGATAACAAACGCGTATTAGGTAAAGGTGAAGTAGGTGCGAAAACCGCAATGCCGGCGTGGGTCGCTTATATGAAAGCGGCACTTTCTGATATACCAGAACGTCAACTTGAACTTCCACCAAACATCATGGAAAAAACCATTGATAGTAACTCGGGTTTACTTTCTGAGGGTGGTGGTCGTAAAGAATACTTTATCGTTGGTACCGAGCCTAAACGCACTTATGTTGCAGAAATGCAAGAGCGCGGTTATTATGTCCCACCAGAGTTGCAACAACGCTTAAATGGTGGAACCGGCAAAACCAAAGACGCGATTCCAGCAACGCAACCAGAAGAATTATTCTAA
- a CDS encoding competence protein ComA: MGIANRKQQKLQIGVSKQQDNLYFVWLDELHKVQSICLNTQQKDIFSQLLPHLPQKNSQCCFVGAISPHLTWSKTLILPQTLNAQECEQQCRFILQKELPIPLDELWFDYLTTPLKQGFRLDITAIRQESANAELEKYLPLKLTALDLLNNSILRAFYAILGQEPVNTLFLYQDQQGCLAVCERLQQRQVLQSQGDLSELYQQFIQRFPETIEQVYVYQTPDMLNLHTIELQPQDWQRIETDLPFIALGNALWQTDLKLVDLSLKPPALLPTINRESGDV; encoded by the coding sequence ATGGGAATTGCCAATAGAAAGCAGCAAAAACTACAAATTGGTGTGAGTAAACAACAAGATAACCTCTATTTTGTTTGGCTAGATGAATTACACAAAGTTCAATCAATTTGTTTAAATACGCAACAAAAAGATATTTTTTCCCAGTTATTGCCTCATTTGCCACAAAAAAACAGTCAATGCTGTTTTGTTGGCGCCATTTCGCCCCACTTAACTTGGTCTAAAACGCTCATTTTACCACAAACACTCAATGCCCAGGAATGTGAACAACAATGTCGTTTTATTTTGCAAAAAGAATTACCGATTCCTTTGGATGAATTATGGTTTGATTATCTTACCACGCCATTAAAACAAGGTTTCCGTTTGGATATCACGGCGATTCGACAAGAAAGCGCCAATGCAGAATTAGAAAAATATTTGCCGCTAAAATTGACCGCACTTGATTTACTGAATAACAGTATTTTACGTGCATTTTATGCCATTTTAGGTCAAGAGCCGGTTAACACCTTATTTTTATATCAAGATCAACAAGGATGTCTCGCCGTTTGTGAACGCTTACAACAACGACAAGTTTTGCAATCTCAAGGTGATTTATCCGAACTTTATCAACAATTTATCCAACGCTTTCCCGAAACGATAGAACAGGTTTATGTGTATCAAACGCCCGATATGTTGAATTTACACACAATCGAATTACAGCCTCAGGATTGGCAGCGTATCGAAACAGATCTTCCTTTCATTGCTTTAGGTAATGCACTTTGGCAAACCGATTTAAAGCTAGTGGATTTATCTTTAAAACCACCCGCACTTTTGCCTACAATTAATCGGGAGAGTGGTGATGTTTAG
- a CDS encoding pilus assembly protein PilP, giving the protein MKKLFLILIAFFSVSAFSQDPFDRKQREQTEYPKEGLTLPPVSTCVYSEPRLAEERPLAQLHVVGVVQYGKQTEVLFNDDGYILSVQVGQRIGKEGYLIEKVSKNSVTLQSYKAGQCEQTSSIIMRF; this is encoded by the coding sequence ATGAAAAAGCTTTTCTTAATCTTGATAGCGTTTTTTTCTGTATCAGCATTTTCGCAAGATCCTTTTGATCGTAAACAAAGAGAACAAACCGAATATCCAAAAGAGGGGCTCACCCTACCGCCGGTGTCGACTTGCGTGTATTCGGAGCCGAGACTGGCGGAGGAACGCCCATTGGCTCAGCTACATGTTGTGGGAGTCGTGCAATATGGTAAACAGACAGAAGTGTTATTTAATGATGATGGGTATATTCTGTCTGTTCAAGTCGGGCAGAGGATTGGAAAAGAAGGCTATTTAATCGAAAAAGTGAGTAAAAACAGCGTGACGCTTCAAAGTTATAAAGCAGGGCAATGTGAACAAACGAGCTCAATCATAATGAGATTTTAA
- a CDS encoding type IV pilus secretin PilQ: MIKQKIKTKCGQFLMCFLILWTTYSAAENRVFSLRLKQAPMVATLQQLALEQNANLMIDDELEGTLSLQLENVDFDRLLRSVAKIKGLSFYQENNIYYLGKPSQHEQYAEKMTEPMAISGESLSSETPLVSTTIKLHFAKASDVMKSLTTGSGSLLSPSGTITFDDRSNVLLIQDDARSVKNIKKLIAELDKPIEQIVIEARIVTITDESLKELGVRWGIFNPTEAAHRVSGSLDANGFSNISNNLNVNFATMVTPAGSLALQVAKINGRLLDLELTALERENNVEIIASPRLLTTNKKSASIKQGTEIPYVVTNGKNDTQSVEFREAVLGLEVTPHISKDNNILLDLLVSQNSPGNRVAYGQNEVVSIDKQEINTQVFAKDGETIVLGGVFHDTITKGVDKVPLLGDIPGIKRLFSKESERHQKRELVIFVTPHILKQGERMEMAKKEKHFKQIEKAKK, translated from the coding sequence ATGATAAAGCAGAAAATAAAAACAAAGTGCGGTCAGTTTTTAATGTGTTTTTTGATCCTATGGACAACCTACTCAGCGGCAGAGAATCGCGTATTTTCACTTCGCTTAAAGCAAGCTCCCATGGTGGCGACACTCCAACAACTTGCTCTTGAGCAAAATGCTAATTTAATGATTGATGATGAGCTAGAAGGAACGCTTTCATTACAATTAGAGAACGTAGATTTTGATCGTTTATTGCGTTCTGTCGCAAAAATCAAAGGGCTCTCTTTTTATCAAGAAAATAATATTTATTATTTGGGTAAGCCTTCTCAACATGAACAATATGCAGAGAAAATGACAGAACCGATGGCAATTAGCGGGGAAAGTTTGTCTAGTGAAACACCACTTGTGAGTACAACGATTAAACTGCATTTTGCTAAGGCCTCTGATGTGATGAAATCTTTAACAACAGGGAGCGGTTCTTTGCTTTCACCTAGCGGCACAATTACATTTGATGATCGAAGCAATGTGTTACTGATTCAGGATGATGCACGTTCTGTCAAAAATATCAAAAAATTAATTGCAGAACTGGATAAACCCATTGAACAAATTGTCATTGAAGCACGTATTGTGACGATTACTGATGAAAGCCTGAAAGAGTTAGGTGTACGTTGGGGCATTTTTAATCCTACTGAGGCTGCCCATAGAGTGAGTGGCAGTCTAGATGCAAATGGCTTTAGTAATATCAGTAATAATTTAAACGTGAATTTTGCGACAATGGTCACGCCAGCTGGCTCATTAGCACTTCAAGTGGCTAAAATTAATGGCCGATTATTAGACTTAGAATTAACCGCACTTGAACGTGAAAATAACGTAGAAATTATTGCAAGCCCTCGCTTACTTACGACCAACAAGAAAAGTGCAAGCATCAAACAAGGGACAGAAATTCCTTATGTGGTGACGAATGGGAAAAATGATACACAGTCAGTAGAGTTTCGCGAGGCTGTCTTAGGATTGGAAGTCACTCCGCATATTTCTAAGGATAATAATATCTTATTGGATTTATTAGTCAGTCAAAATTCCCCGGGTAATCGCGTGGCTTACGGGCAAAATGAAGTGGTATCCATTGATAAACAGGAAATTAATACGCAAGTTTTTGCCAAAGATGGCGAAACAATTGTATTGGGTGGTGTATTCCACGATACGATCACGAAAGGTGTCGATAAAGTACCATTATTGGGCGATATTCCAGGTATTAAACGCTTATTTAGTAAGGAAAGCGAACGTCATCAAAAGCGAGAGCTTGTAATTTTTGTGACCCCTCATATTTTGAAACAAGGTGAAAGAATGGAAATGGCTAAGAAAGAAAAGCATTTTAAGCAAATTGAAAAAGCGAAAAAATAA
- a CDS encoding ComF family protein, with protein MFSHFFQFSCVHCKRSIHLGRNGLCSRCQKKVKTFPYCGRCGSPLQHYAMGCGHCLRNEPAWDRIVIIGHYLEPLSSLIHRFKFQKQFWLDRSLSRLLYLAVREARRTHGLPLPQAIIPVPLYHFRQWQRGYNQADLLANWLSRWCDVPNCHHVVKRIKHTHTQRGLTAKDRRHNLKNAFTVNTKKSFPYERVALVDDVITTGSTLAEIAKQLRKLGVKEIQVWGLARA; from the coding sequence ATGTTTTCTCATTTTTTTCAATTTAGCTGTGTGCATTGCAAGCGATCTATTCATCTTGGTCGAAATGGATTGTGTAGTCGATGCCAAAAGAAAGTTAAAACTTTCCCTTATTGTGGGCGATGTGGTTCCCCCTTGCAGCATTATGCAATGGGCTGTGGACATTGTTTGAGAAATGAACCCGCTTGGGATCGTATTGTGATTATTGGGCATTACCTCGAACCACTTTCTTCACTTATTCATCGTTTTAAATTCCAAAAACAGTTTTGGTTAGATCGCAGTTTATCGCGTTTGCTTTATCTTGCGGTGCGAGAGGCAAGACGAACACATGGACTCCCTCTACCACAAGCGATTATCCCCGTACCACTATATCATTTTCGACAGTGGCAACGTGGCTACAACCAGGCTGATTTATTAGCGAACTGGTTAAGTCGCTGGTGTGATGTGCCTAACTGTCATCATGTGGTGAAACGGATTAAACATACCCACACTCAACGAGGTTTAACGGCGAAAGATCGACGACACAATCTTAAAAATGCTTTTACAGTGAATACCAAAAAATCTTTTCCTTATGAACGTGTCGCTTTGGTAGATGATGTGATTACAACTGGTTCAACGCTGGCAGAGATAGCTAAACAACTTCGAAAATTAGGTGTAAAAGAAATTCAAGTATGGGGCTTAGCGAGAGCCTAA